The region CCCCCGGATCCGCGCTGGCGCGAGATTCGTCGCCACGACCACCTGCATGCCGCGGAGCTCGTCCGGAGTGTAGCTCTGGGCGAGGCTGCCCACCACGGTCCGCGTCTCCCCGCCGACGTCGACCAGCAACTTGAGGAGGCGGTCCGAGCCCGGGATCGACTCAGCAGCAACGATTCCGCCGATCCGCAGCTCGATCCGCCGGAACTCCTCCAGGGAGATCACCTGGCTCACCCCTTTCGTCCTGATCGCTGAACCGCGGCGGCCGCCCCTGGAGGAGGGCCTCGATGCCCTCCTTCCAGTCAGCGCGGCCCCAGATCCGCGCGAAGCATGCCGGGTCGTCCGAGCCGCGCAAAGCGCATTTCGCGG is a window of Candidatus Rokuibacteriota bacterium DNA encoding:
- a CDS encoding methionine--tRNA ligase, with product MSQVISLEEFRRIELRIGGIVAAESIPGSDRLLKLLVDVGGETRTVVGSLAQSYTPDELRGMQVVVATNLAPARIRGIESQGMLLGVGCVDPRAATLLTVQRPAPNGAIVT